From the Misgurnus anguillicaudatus chromosome 17, ASM2758022v2, whole genome shotgun sequence genome, one window contains:
- the ubxn4 gene encoding UBX domain-containing protein 4 has translation MRWFEGSIPAAIASAKQLRCVFVVVITGNDDQSTQLMSSWEEDGVSDAAHNSCVAIRVDAQSETCVQFSQIYPVVCIPSCFFIGENGVPLEVIAGAITAEELTRRINKVKQMHTQQIEGPTADTERPDQSVSHVPDARSTNDVSSNCSSATSKESLSVPVKEEKTSGQVTAADEKSPSSEEVPQSTEPLDVKVERLTKKLEERREQKRKEEEEIELQKEVERRKVGKEMLDYKRKQEEEKTRRLLEERNREKAEEKAARERVKQQIALDRADRAARYAQNQQEAEASRLTALQARAAEDEVKRESTHRERSAVTRIQFRLPDGSSFTNQFPSETRLHEARRFAVQEVGNRYGNFSLATMFPRREFTAEDLDRTLLELELAPSASIVLLPQSSRPSNTMVHSSAGGGVWAMLGSLLFPLLAVWRFISGFLFRSPPPSVPARPQNQHAANTFSTGSSSSSSSSSSEPKRDAVRKRVLEKKSEDFKKDGKIYRLRTQEDDEDDNNTWNGNSTQQM, from the exons ATGCGCTGGTTCGAGGGTTCGATCCCGGCGGCCATCGCGTCAGCCAAACAGCTCAGATGTGTGTTTGTGGTGGTGATCACAGGGAATG ATGATCAGTCCACTCAACTGATGTCCAGCTGGGAGGAGGACGGTGTGTCGGATGCAGCTCATAATAGTTGCGTTGCAATTCGAGTGGATGCTCAGAG TGAAACATGTGTGCAGTTTTCTCAAATCT ATCCGGTCGTGTGTATCCCGTCCTGTTTTTTTATCGGAGAGAACGGCGTCCCGCTGGAGGTCATCGCCGGCGCCATCACAGCAGAGGAACTCACACGGAGAATCAACAAAGTGAAACAG ATGCACACGCAGCAGATCGAGGGCCCAACAGCAGACACAGAGAGACCAGATCAGTCCGTCTCTCATGTGCCGGACGCTCGCAGCACGAATGACGTTTCATCTAACTGCAGCTCTGCCACATCTAAAG AATCGCTGTCTGTGCCAGTGAAGGAAGAGAAAACGTCCGGCCAGGTGACGGCAGCCGATGAGAAAAGTCCCTCGTCAGAGGAAGTGCCACAGTCTACTGAACCTCTAGATGTGAAGGTGGAGCG GTTAACAAAGAAACTTGAGGAGAGACGTGAACAGAagagaaaagaagaagaagag ATCGAGTTACAGAAGGAGGTGGAGAGACGTAAAGTGGGCAAAGAGATGCTGGACTACAAGAGGAAACAGGAAGAGGAGAAAACCAGACGTCTGCTGGAGGAGAGAAACCGTGAGAAGGCTGAAGAGAAAGCGGCCAGAGAGCGAGTTAAACAGCAGATCGCTCTG GACCGTGCTGACCGAGCTGCCCGTTATGCACAGAACCAACAGGAAGCTGAAGCATCCAGATTAACGGCTCTGCAGGCCAGAGCGGCTGAAGATGAAGTGAAGAGAGAATCCACACATAGAGAGCGAAGTGCG GTCACCAGGATACAGTTTCGTCTGCCCGACGGCTCATCCTTCACTAACCAGTTTCCATCAGAGACTCGCCTACATGAAGCCAGACGCTTCGCTGTGCAG GAGGTTGGAAACAGGTATGGTAACTTCTCGCTGGCCACCATGTTCCCAAGAAGAGAGTTCACAGCTGAAGATCTGGACAGAACTTTACTGGAGTTGGAGCTCGCACCCAGCGCCTCCATCGTTCTGCTTCCT CAGTCCAGTCGACCGTCTAACACTATGGTCCACTCGTCTGCGGGTGGAGGCGTCTGGGCGATGCTGGGCTCTTTGCTCTTCCCCCTGCTGGCCGTCTGGAGATTCATAAGCGGCTTCTTGTTCCGGAGTCCTCCTCCTTCTGTGCCTGCTCGACCTCAAAACCAGCATGCGGCTAACACCTTCAGCACAggctcctcttcctcctcctcttcctcctcttcaGAACCAAAGCG AGATGCAGTTCGTAAAAGAGTTCTTGAGAAAAAATCTGAGGACTTTAAGAAAGATGGTAAGATTTATCGGCTCCGGACGCAGGAAGATGATGAAGACGACAACAACACCTGGAACGGCAACTCTACACAACAGATGTAA
- the gpr39 gene encoding G-protein coupled receptor 39, whose amino-acid sequence MEHNEETQIDWKRLEPKYAVKIFLTVLYSFILILGILGNSVTIHVAQLLQRNGYLQKNVTDHMVSLACSDLLVLLIGMPVELYSAIWSPFTSTSGDAACKIYNFLFEACSYATILNVVTLSFERYLAICHPFRYKALSGSRTVKLLLLAWLCSAFVALPLLIATGTEIHSTPVQNVTFCTNLNEHWVMYRTSIFTAFILYLLVLGGVAFMCRGMILVLRAPLGPSDVAANGAGRGVPKHESARIKASRKTSILFLVLIVCALFLCWMPNQIRRLMTAAVPKSSWTVSYLSSYVKLHPVADTFFYLSSVLNPLLYNLSSRQFRSAFCHTLLCRLSLQHVNKRTLESSQASRSSGNTIRPLLRRSLNRIIRATGEGSTGPSSGEIQTDQSITEHPAAIERLASHPQEEQTNEETNPTTMIEEQTLCPVLQTNMV is encoded by the exons ATGGAGCACAACGAGGAAACACAGATTGACTGGAAAAGACTGGAGCCGAAATACGCGGTAAAGATCTTCCTCACTGTGCTGTACAGCTTCATCCTCATCCTcggcattctgggaaacagcGTTACCATTCACGTGGCGCAGTTGCTCCAGAGAAACGGGTACCTGCAGAAAAACGTCACCGATCACATGGTGAGCCTGGCCTGCTCCGATTTATTGGTGCTATTGATCGGCATGCCCGTGGAGCTCTACAGTGCCATCTGGTCTCCATTTACATCCACCTCTGGTGATGCTGCTTGCAAGATCTACAACTTTTTATTTGAGGCGTGCAGCTATGCCACGATACTGAATGTGGTCACGCTGAGTTTTGAGCGTTACCTTGCCATCTGCCACCCGTTTCGTTACAAAGCCTTAAGTGGCAGCCGTACAGTGAAACTCCTGCTCTTGGCGTGGCTCTGCTCCGCCTTCGTGGCTTTGCCGCTGCTTATTGCCACAGGAACAGAAATCCACAGCACACCGGTGCAAAACGTGACGTTCTGCACAAACCTGAACGAGCACTGGGTCATGTATCGCACCAGCATCTTCACAGCGTTTATTCTTTATCTACTTGTCCTGGGTGGAGTGGCCTTCATGTGCAGAGGAATGATTCTCGTGCTTCGTGCCCCGTTGGGCCCCAGCGACGTGGCAGCAAATGGAGCTGGGCGGGGCGTCCCCAAACACGAGAGTGCCCGGATAAAAGCGTCACGGAAAACAAGCATCCTCTTCTTGG TGCTGATCGTCTGTGCTTTGTTTCTGTGCTGGATGCCAAATCAGATCCGTCGGCTGATGACGGCGGCTGTGCCCAAGTCCTCGTGGACCGTGAGCTATCTCAGCAGCTACGTGAAGCTTCATCCGGTGGCGGACACCTTCTTCTATTTGAGCTCAGTGCTGAACCCGCTGCTGTATAATCTCTCATCGCGCCAATTCCGCTCGGCCTTCTGCCACACACTCCTGTGCCGTCTGTCGCTCCAGCATGTCAACAAACGGACACTGGAGAGCAGTCAAGCCTCGAGGAGCTCCGGTAACACGATACGACCCCTGCTGCGCAGATCTTTAAACCGTATAATAAGAGCCACTGGGGAAGGATCGACTGGTCCGTCGTCAGGAGAGATTCAAACAGACCAGTCCATCACCGAGCATCCTGCTGCCATAGAGAGGCTCGCCTCTCACCCTCAGGAGGAACAAACGAATGAGGAGACAAATCCAACGACCATGATAGAAGAACAAACTCTCTGTCCAGTACTACAGACAAACATggtttaa
- the nmi gene encoding N-myc-interactor, translated as MSNSATDQLLDEQKMSDAAAELQKYKDLIATADDEKSRLVLERAETEDEKKKAQQEYEELQAIEDKITGQFNKDLRELQEEIKSLDQVNQDLERELQDLQKKLSMKREETASLQQKFKIKAEIPVKRMKFTHVETEEMEERDEDVACVFTVTQRPSLLLKGGQALITFEEENVAEQIRRLPKCSVACDKTKMDVKPYPLTLEPSVKFEVHIKVSKKSIKFSNAPPILPEERMRDRLEVSFSKPSRGGGEVKNVDYDKQSGTGRITFVNTGVAENLVLREKFPVDTSTDLMVDLLPLYEYQLKKFQTYSGVPNRTVLLGGIQEVMDEEDLQDHLEIHFQKPSNYGGEVQTIKYIPDGKSWTAFFSDDNDETEG; from the exons ATGTCTAACAGCGCTACAGATCAACTG CTCGACGAGCAAAAGATGAGCGATGCGGCGGCTGAATTACAGAAAtacaag GATTTGATTGCGACTGCAGACGACGAAAAATCCAGACTGGTTCTGGAGAGAGCAGAAACAGAAGATGAAAAGAAAAAAGCCCAGCAAGAATACGAAGAGCTGCAAGCTATTGAAGACAAAATCACTGGACAGTTTAATAAAGATCTTCGAGAACTACAG GAGGAGATAAAGAGTCTGGATCAAGTCAATCAGGATCTTGAAAGAGAACTGCAGGATCTCCAGAAGAAGCTTAGCATGAAGAGAGAGGAAACTGCTTCTCTTCAGCAAAAGTTTAAG ATAAAAGCAGAAATCCCAGTGAAAAGAATGAAGTTTACTCATGTTGAAACCGAAGAGATGGAGGAGAGAGATGAAGATGTGGCCTGTGTATTTACTGTCACCCAGAGACCCTCGCTCCTCCTGAAGGGCGGTCAAGCTCTCATCACGTTTGAAGAGGAGAACG TGGCCGAGCAGATCCGCCGTCTGCCCAAGTGCTCTGTTGCCTGTGACAAAACCAAGATGGATGTAAAGCCGTACCCCTTAACCCTGGAGCCCTCTGTGAAATTTGAG GTTCATATCAAGGTATCAAAGAAAAGCATCAAGTTCAGCAACGCTCCGCCCATTTTACCTGAGGAGCGAATGAGAGACCGGCTGGAGGTCTCCTTCTCCAAACCGAGTCGCGGCGGTGGCGAAGTCAAAAACGTGGATTATGACAAGCAGAGCGGCACAGGCCGCATTACTTTTGTCAACACTGGAG TTGCAGAGAATCTGGTTCTGAGAGAAAAGTTTCCCGTGGACACCAGCACTGACCTAATGGTTGATCTGCTTCCACTTTATGAATACCAGCTGAAGAAATTTCAA ACATACTCGGGGGTCCCAAATCGCACCGTGCTGCTGGGGGGAATTCAGGAGGTGATGGATGAAGAAGATCTTCAGGACCATCTAGAAATCCACTTCCAGAAACCCAGTAATTATGGAGGAGAGGTTCAGACCATTAAGTACATCCCGGATGGAAAATCCTGGACGGCGTTCTTCAGTGACGACAATGACGAAACCGAAGGCTGA